DNA sequence from the Streptomyces sp. MST-110588 genome:
ACGCCCCGTACTACGCGCGGATCGGCTTCCGCGAGCTGGCCGAGGACGAGCTCACGCCCGGTCTGCGCGCCATCCGGGTACGGGAGGCGGCGCACGGCCTGGACCGCTGGCCCCGGGTGTGCATGCGCCGTACCGCCTCGGACCGGTAGACCGCCGGGGCATCATGGCACTCATGCTCGATGCGAACGCTCTCAGAACGGCGTGCCTGGACTTCAACGGCGCGTCCGAGGAATTCCCCTTCCCCGGCTCGGAGGTGTCCGCCTTCAAGGTCGGCGGCAAGATCTTCGCCCTCAGTGTGCTGGGCGGCCGGCCGCTGACCGTGAGCCTGAAGTGCGACCCGGAACTCGCCCAGCGGCTGCGCGCCGCACACCCGGAGGTCGTACCGGGCTACCACCTCAACAAACGCCACTGGAACACCGTCTCGCTGGCCGGCGGCCTGACGGACCGCATGGTCCTGGACATGATCGAGGACTCCTACGACCTGGTCGTCGCCTCGCTGCCGCGCGCCCAACGCCTGGCGCTGGACTGGCCGGGCCAGAAATGACCGGCCGGGCCTAGGATGCCGGCTGACCGGCCGGGCCTAGGATCCCGGCGGCCGGGGCGCGGCGGCCTCCGCCTCCTGCGCCCCCTTCGTGCTCTCCGTTCCCTCCGTTCTCTCCGTCCCCCTGTCCAGTTCCCGCGCCAGGCGCTCGCGCAGTTCCACCTTGCGCACCTTGCCGCTGACGGTCATCGGGAAGGCGTCCAGGATGTGGAGATAGCGCGGCACCTTGTAGTGCGCAAGGCG
Encoded proteins:
- a CDS encoding MmcQ/YjbR family DNA-binding protein, which encodes MLDANALRTACLDFNGASEEFPFPGSEVSAFKVGGKIFALSVLGGRPLTVSLKCDPELAQRLRAAHPEVVPGYHLNKRHWNTVSLAGGLTDRMVLDMIEDSYDLVVASLPRAQRLALDWPGQK